The sequence below is a genomic window from Dermacentor albipictus isolate Rhodes 1998 colony chromosome 2, USDA_Dalb.pri_finalv2, whole genome shotgun sequence.
GGAGCCGGCGGCGGGACGTGGCAACTCTGCAGTGTGCGAGTATCATCCTCCATGGTGGCATCGGCAGCTGTTAGGAATAGAGGCCGCGTCAccacttcctttttttctctctctctgcaagcCTCACGCTGTTCCCGCACCTGCTCCACTCAGCCCAGCAACTGACGCGCGCGAGCACGAAGCCTCCGCCCACTACGCATGCGTGCGGTATACGACCAGCGGGCTGCCCACGTCATTAGCCCGTGAAAAGTGACCGAGCTATATTTAACAAAATTTAGGTATTTGCTCCAAGTTAGGATACTGCTGTTCATTCTTCTTTTCCAGTACACAGGATGTCCCAGCTGTAAAGCACCGAGATATAATTAAAGGCAGATCCTCGTATGTGAACAACACCAAGTGCACGTCGttcagtgtgtatatatatagctGAGAAGCGGTGTGTAGctgagtgggtgggtgggtgggttgggtggatggatggatgggttcAATACACCCGAAGTAGGCAAAAATAATATTTGAAACTCAATTTATGCAAGAGTGATTGTGGTGTAGGGATGACGATGACAGATGACTGCCGCAACATCAGGACTATGGCGCTAGGATCATGACGATGGGGCCAGACCGACAGCTAGTGACAAAGAGGGCGATCAAGATGGTGACTATACGACGGCGATGGCAGCGCCATGGCGACTGCGACAAGACGCGAAACAAAGGCAGAGATGACATCATGTACTGAAGAAACAATTAATAGATTACAAGAGAACGAACGCCGCAGCCTGACAGAACACAAAAACACAGCAAAATGTGTTGCGCGGTTCAGCTGTcaccgtaaataaaaaaaaaaaacgtggcatgAATCGCAGTGACTGAGCCAAATACATTTAGTATAATGTTATCGCAAAAACTGAAAATAAAGCGTTCTATGAAGCGCATAATAAAATCCACTAATGACAAAATAAATGCACGAATAAGGAAGTCATCAGTGGCCCATAAATAGCTCGCAACATCATTCAACGAATAAACAAAACCGGCTGTACACACCACCGTGAGTACACTGAGAAAAAGTGCCACTTGTACACTTTTTACGCTGACTCGGTTGTGCCACTCTCACATGCATCCGGGCAATCCGTGCATTTATCAGAGAGCCGCTTTTACGTGTGGCAGTGTTTAACTTGCTTCCGCGTTTTGGGTGCAATGCCACTGCAGGTAGAGTAGATGCGGTGGTCACGCCATAGTACAGGTATCCAAGTCAGCCCGATGAGAAGATAAGACACGGCAAGTATCTTGTACAGGTGGTGATACGAACCGACAAGGTCTCGGAAGAAACCTGGTGAAAAGAAGCGGCACAGATTTTGCAGTAATCTTAGGGGTATATAATGCATGCGACATAAATGTGTAGCTTAGGTGTCTCGCCCAATCACAACACGAAAAACAAAATAACTCTAGAGGAAAAGACCAAGGAAGATATACTTTCTTCTATGTGCCTTTGTTTTACTTGTCCTAAACCGCCAAAATGTGAAAAAGCTGGTAAAGATAAATAACCGCATAGCATGATCAAGGAAACAGCGATGGCTAGTAATGGCGCGGCAGAACAGGGTTCGAGAAAACATATTGAGTGTGGGAGCTTGTTAAATGGGAGTCGTTTCAACTATTTGGTTTCTATTAGCATATTTTCTTCTGCAGGTAAATTACACCAGGGAAAGTGATATTGGCTTCTTGGTTCTGCAAAGAGACAGAACGTGCGGTGGTGTCATGCTGTCTTTAGTCTGTCTACTCGCATTTTAAGTTATTGTTTCTCTGTTGTGCAATCGAGTAGAGACATTCGCATATTGATGGACTTTAAAGTACGCAGCGGAATAAATACGTCTTTCTGTCAATTTTTCTCTAAAGAATGTGGTGAAAGCGCATCCTGGCCATAAATTCAACACAAGTAAGTAATGAAACACGCAGGATCAGTCCTAACTACACAAAAAATCTTTTACGGGGTAACGAAAGATCCCTTATAACCCTTTGAATCCCGAATTTTTTTCCCGAATCCCGAATCCCGAATGCGTTCTGCACGATTTCCAAGACAGGCTGCTTCACTTGATTTCCAAGAACATGGGGACGATCTGTCGCACCCAAAGAAGACTGGAGTAGCGAGAATTGCTCGAATAGCCTGTTGTGGTTCACAAGCTTGATACAAGCGTGATATGAAAGTATATATGAATGCTGGATCTGCATCTTTATTTCTGTGTTTGAGTTCTTTTACGAAGGATGCCCCGGTGGCGTCATTCAACAGCATCGCTGTATATTTAGGTGGCTTCGCCGAATTCTCACCCCAGTGCATCATATATCACAGAGCACCATAACCAGGCCGCCCGCGGATATCCCTGTTTACAGCATAAATCATCTTTAGAAAAATCACTATGCCAGGGAGCAACAATATATTTTTTACGTTGGTTTTGAATAATTTTGATATCTATAATTTTGAACAATTTAACCAagcaaaagaagcatatgcactGGTTATAACATTGTATTAAACTAACACTAACATATCGCTCCATTCAGCAATTTAATGATTCTGAATGCTCGAGAAAACTCTCCCTGTGCGCTGAAATGCTATGTATAACCGGTATTTGTGCAGATATCTCAACTAGGAATCCGTTCTTTACTTTTCATTAATTCTTCGGCTACCCGCAGGCGCGTAAAAGCACTTACCCAGAACAAATGGGTTCGCAAAAAAGAAGGGCACGCTGACAGCTCCTGTGAAGCCGAACACGAAGGACATGCAGCCCACTCCCAGGTAGTTAGCGATCACCACACCCTCTACGGTGACAGCCGCTCCGAAGAAGGCAGCAAACAGCGATGCTCCCACAGTCAGGGTCAACAACGTACTGCCTCGTTCCACCAGAATCATGGAAGCAGCCATAGCCGCGAAACTGCCAGCCATAAGCGTGCTGTGCCGAACAAGGCCTCTGTCAGCCGCGAGAGGTAGGCACAATCTCCCGACGGTCTCCGTGAAGCCGAAATACACCATGACGCTCGCTGACTCTTTGAGAGAAAAGCCCTTGTCCCTTGCGAAGTCCACGATCGTCGCGAAAAAGATGTTCTGCGTGTAATAACCAGTCACGCCGGACAAGACGATGACGTAAAACACGGGATTCGTGAAAATCTTTCGCATGTCCAGTCGCTCCTTCGCATGCGAATTTCTTGTGTTGTCAGCTTCGTTAAGACGGTGGCTCATTCCTTCGTCCGAAGTGTCAACTGCGCCCTCCTCACACACAGCAGCATTGTCACCGTACTTTTCTTGGAATCTGGCTGCGGGGCTGCTGGCTTCCGACGTGCTACTCCTACTTATCCAAGGTGGTTCCTTCGTGAGCATACCGAGAGCTGTGAGGTGCATTGCGAGCCCTCCGTATAGGAGAAGGCAAGCTCTGAAACCATAAAGGCCTTGGATGAACAGCATCAGGGTAAGAAACGTGACGGAGGCTGCCGTACCACCGAGGTTCTTTATGCCGCTGGTGATGCCCCGATATCGATCAAAGTACATCATTAGGGATATCGAGATGGCCACGAAGAAGATGCCTGATCCGAGTCCTGCAAATAAAGAAGTCAAATTCACACTGTAAAAATCTCATTTTCATTTCTAGTGTTTCATTTCAGGCAACAGCGTCGGCGGTCTTATAAGAGCTGCCTACCATAACTACTGCAGGATGTGATGCGAAATGTATCTACGTGCCGAAGTTTCTAGTTTAAGCAATTTGTTCAACGCATCTCTACGTAGTGCATCAATTGCTTTTTATAACAGCAAATTAGGATCACATTTCTGCGGTCTGTGTGCGTTCTCTTTTAGAACAGGCTGAGTCAAAAATGAACGATAGATAATAGAAACCGTACAATGACACTTTCAGATGCTCTATAAGTTTCTTTGGCTATAATAATAAACTTTATAATCTTGGTAAGTAACTACAATTTCTAGAGCCCAGAAGTTGCTATGAAGCAACGAACCTGGAGGGTAGGCTATAGCTTATACTCAGTTACTGTCATCGTGCACCGGCTCAGATACGCGGTTCGTGGTTTTTCCGTAGGTCTCAATTTAGATTCCATGGTCAAGAGAAAACACACAACTTCTAAGAATACAGAGAGGTAAATATGCATAGACGTTCACTTACCGTGGATGAATCCCATGCATGCTGTTACCGCATTTATGTCCTCGGCAAAACTTGCAGCAATCGGTCCTGTCCACGTCAGAAGGGCCCCAAGCATAGCGATGCTCCTAAGTGAAAGGTACACTTGTAGCCCCGAGACGAGCAAACCTGGGGGAAGATTGCGTAAACTTTATATGAAAGAAGACTGTAGCAATTGTTCTCCTACAAGACAAAGAATACCAGTCGTGCGAGTTGTGCAAGAGATATGATCTGCCCTTTTCTATGCAGAAGTTCACTTAAGAAATTAATAACGTCTGAACAAGGCAGGTAATCCTGTCACACTGCTTAGCTTAAAGAGATGCACGCGCACTGAAGTTCTAGCGCATTGTCGTTGTTTTTCGCACAACTTTTTATTAGCATGCATTTTTCTAATGAAGGTGTTTAACTCGTAATACGTCTTCATTAGAGATATCTGACTCCGTTCACCGTCATAGTGCGGCATTTAGATATAGGGAGACTTCTATAGTATTTGAGCGAGTTTGGTATTCGCCATGGACGTTTATTTTACTTGCAACTGCTTTAGGAGCAAAAGCAAGCCTTTATTCTCTATGAAGGGAACACGTCACCCGTGTTCGAATCAC
It includes:
- the LOC135901018 gene encoding monocarboxylate transporter 1-like; protein product: MRTCGVQQVDRCWHMAAIAFAAQLLMSFPDRCSGFLYVGYMDVYQVDRQQAGWPQSVSFIVNFSAGLLVSGLQVYLSLRSIAMLGALLTWTGPIAASFAEDINAVTACMGFIHGLGSGIFFVAISISLMMYFDRYRGITSGIKNLGGTAASVTFLTLMLFIQGLYGFRACLLLYGGLAMHLTALGMLTKEPPWISRSSTSEASSPAARFQEKYGDNAAVCEEGAVDTSDEGMSHRLNEADNTRNSHAKERLDMRKIFTNPVFYVIVLSGVTGYYTQNIFFATIVDFARDKGFSLKESASVMVYFGFTETVGRLCLPLAADRGLVRHSTLMAGSFAAMAASMILVERGSTLLTLTVGASLFAAFFGAAVTVEGVVIANYLGVGCMSFVFGFTGAVSVPFFFANPFVLGFFRDLVGSYHHLYKILAVSYLLIGLTWIPVLWRDHRIYSTCSGIAPKTRKQVKHCHT